In Thauera sp. JM12B12, one DNA window encodes the following:
- a CDS encoding SLC13 family permease, with amino-acid sequence MTQDQLLILLILSIAVAMFLHGRWRHDMVATGALLACVLAGLIPPQEAFSGFAHPAVVTVACVLVLSRGLQVSGTVDALAARLLPARAGILLSLAALVGLGALLSGFMNNVGAMALLMPVAMQLATRLELPPGRVLMPLAFGTILGGMTTMIGTPPNLIVSGFRAQTGAGSFAMFDFTPIGLAVAVVGTLFIVLLGWRLVPAREKASTEGFETGAYVTEVRVVPDSKAAGLFLREIEARLDEAGAQIIGLVRNEVRMTAPQSSRKVLAGDILVIEADVEALPEVLSTLGLQLEEAGSSRADAAQQDGEDAEQDGQHKEKGKGPRDPRDKGETVLDEGTQEDEKGAARADAEVTLMELVVRPEAVLIGRSARDLSLRTRYGLNLLAVSRNGNRSKSRLRTLKIQAGDLLLMQGPLEALTEFAADSGCVPLAERELRIPDRRKAWTAGAIMLFAVGGAALGLLPAAISFALGVLASMALRTIPLRSVYESIDWPVIVLLAALIPVAGAMESSGTADLIAHALLDGVAQGNAIFALTLVLIVTMFLSDLMNNAATAAVMCPIAIGTAAALGVNADAFLMAVAIGASCAFLTPIGHQNNTLILGPGGFGFGDYWRLGLPLEVLVAAVSIPLLVLVWPL; translated from the coding sequence ATGACCCAGGACCAACTGCTGATTCTCCTCATCCTGTCCATCGCCGTGGCGATGTTCCTCCATGGGCGCTGGCGGCACGACATGGTGGCGACCGGCGCCCTGCTCGCCTGCGTGCTCGCCGGCCTGATCCCGCCCCAGGAAGCCTTCTCCGGCTTTGCCCACCCGGCGGTGGTCACCGTGGCCTGCGTGCTCGTGCTCTCGCGCGGCCTGCAGGTCTCGGGCACGGTCGACGCGCTCGCCGCCAGACTGCTGCCGGCCAGGGCCGGCATCCTGCTCAGCCTCGCCGCGCTCGTCGGTCTGGGTGCGCTGCTCTCGGGCTTCATGAACAACGTCGGCGCGATGGCCCTGCTCATGCCGGTGGCGATGCAACTGGCCACGCGCCTCGAGCTCCCCCCCGGCAGGGTGCTGATGCCGCTCGCCTTCGGCACCATCCTCGGCGGCATGACGACCATGATCGGCACCCCGCCCAACCTGATCGTGTCCGGATTTCGCGCGCAGACGGGGGCGGGCAGCTTCGCCATGTTCGACTTCACGCCGATCGGCCTCGCCGTCGCGGTGGTCGGCACGCTGTTCATCGTGCTGCTCGGCTGGCGCCTGGTGCCCGCGCGCGAGAAGGCGAGCACCGAGGGCTTCGAGACCGGCGCCTACGTCACCGAGGTCCGCGTCGTGCCCGACAGCAAGGCGGCGGGGCTGTTCCTGCGCGAGATCGAGGCCCGCCTCGACGAGGCCGGCGCGCAGATCATCGGCCTGGTGCGCAACGAGGTGCGCATGACCGCCCCGCAGTCGAGCCGCAAGGTGCTGGCGGGCGACATCCTGGTCATCGAGGCCGATGTCGAGGCCCTGCCCGAAGTGCTGTCCACGCTTGGTCTCCAGCTTGAGGAGGCCGGCTCATCGCGCGCGGACGCGGCGCAGCAGGACGGGGAAGACGCGGAGCAGGACGGCCAGCACAAGGAGAAGGGCAAGGGGCCGCGAGACCCGCGTGACAAGGGGGAAACCGTGCTTGACGAGGGGACGCAGGAGGACGAAAAGGGCGCAGCCCGCGCCGACGCCGAGGTGACGCTGATGGAGCTGGTCGTTCGCCCCGAGGCCGTGCTGATCGGTCGCTCGGCCCGCGATCTGTCGCTGCGCACCCGCTACGGACTGAACCTGCTTGCCGTGTCGCGCAACGGCAACCGATCGAAGTCGCGCCTGAGGACGCTCAAGATCCAGGCTGGCGACCTGCTGCTGATGCAGGGCCCGCTCGAGGCGCTCACGGAGTTCGCCGCGGATTCGGGCTGCGTGCCCCTGGCCGAGCGCGAGTTGCGCATCCCCGACCGGCGCAAGGCGTGGACGGCCGGCGCGATCATGCTGTTCGCGGTCGGCGGCGCCGCGCTGGGCCTGCTGCCGGCGGCCATCTCCTTCGCGCTCGGCGTGCTCGCCTCGATGGCCCTGCGCACCATCCCGCTGCGCTCGGTCTACGAGAGCATCGACTGGCCGGTCATCGTGCTGCTCGCCGCGCTGATCCCGGTCGCGGGGGCGATGGAATCGAGCGGCACCGCCGACCTGATCGCGCATGCGCTGCTCGACGGCGTGGCGCAGGGCAACGCCATCTTCGCCCTCACCCTGGTGCTCATCGTCACCATGTTCCTGTCCGACCTGATGAACAACGCCGCCACTGCGGCCGTCATGTGCCCGATCGCGATCGGCACCGCCGCGGCGCTCGGCGTCAACGCGGACGCCTTCCTGATGGCGGTCGCGATCGGCGCCTCGTGCGCCTTCCTCACCCCCATCGGCCACCAGAACAACACCCTGATCCTCGGCCCCGGCGGCTTCGGCTTCGGGGACTACTGGCGGCTCGGCCTGCCGCTCGAAGTGCTCGTGGCAGCGGTCTCGATCCCGCTGCTCGTCCTCGTCTGGCCGCTCTGA
- a CDS encoding mechanosensitive ion channel domain-containing protein — translation MTDDDPRLARLFNELDRGDWLELALILAAAMVLIRVVQRTLPWIANRLHGRPRHYLLASVPLLRLLLIGIALVLMLPILIEPSMQNMVALLGAAGLAIGFALKDYVSSLIAGVVSAFEQPYRPGDWIELDGHYGEVVHVGMRTVALVTADDDTITVPHLKLWSSAVRNANNGSPVLQCAALFHVHPEHDARRARAALEDVAMTSPYLYFDAPVTVVVQEQTWGTQYMIRAYPVDPRQQFRFVSDLTVRGREALSRVGARPLLPQVSLRA, via the coding sequence ATGACCGATGACGACCCCCGGCTTGCCCGCCTGTTCAACGAACTCGATCGCGGCGACTGGCTCGAGCTCGCGCTGATCCTCGCCGCAGCGATGGTGCTGATCCGCGTCGTGCAGCGCACCCTGCCCTGGATCGCCAACCGCCTGCACGGGCGCCCGCGCCATTACCTGCTGGCCTCGGTGCCCCTGCTGCGCCTGCTGCTGATCGGCATCGCCCTGGTGCTGATGCTGCCGATCCTGATCGAGCCCTCGATGCAGAACATGGTGGCGCTGCTCGGCGCCGCCGGCCTGGCGATCGGCTTCGCCCTCAAGGACTACGTCAGCAGCCTCATCGCCGGCGTGGTCTCGGCCTTCGAGCAGCCCTACCGACCCGGCGACTGGATCGAGCTCGACGGTCATTATGGCGAGGTCGTGCATGTGGGCATGCGCACCGTGGCGCTGGTCACCGCCGACGACGACACCATCACCGTCCCCCACCTCAAGCTGTGGTCCTCGGCAGTGCGCAACGCCAACAACGGCAGCCCGGTGCTGCAATGCGCGGCGCTCTTCCATGTACACCCGGAGCACGACGCACGCCGCGCGCGCGCGGCGCTCGAGGACGTGGCGATGACCAGCCCCTACCTGTACTTCGACGCCCCGGTCACGGTCGTCGTGCAGGAGCAGACCTGGGGCACCCAATACATGATCCGCGCCTACCCGGTCGATCCGCGCCAGCAGTTCCGCTTCGTTTCCGATCTCACGGTGCGCGGACGCGAGGCACTGTCCCGCGTCGGCGCCCGGCCGCTGCTGCCGCAGGTATCCTTGCGCGCATGA
- the mgtE gene encoding magnesium transporter, whose amino-acid sequence MNDATKSPDAGADNRPRSLSEQIVKALAEGRNKRVRKLAQRMHPAKIAALLERLSPAQRLALWQQVGDPLEQRVLGHLSAELRPTLMRESREDAEHAIDADASGRPPAEQADARSELQALMEALEAGKLKRVGKLLHRMHPAKVAGLLEALPPAERSQAWSMVETERAGRVLSFLHDEISTALAQELDLDDLIAAVQHLELDDLVDLIQTLPQALGSRLVLATTGARREQLESMLSYPEESAGGLMNADAIEVRADVKAGTVLRYLRLLETLPPQTDMLMVVDRGGHYQGALRLSALVTASLDTRVAALMQTDIAGIAVGTDSREVARLFQDLDLMSAPVVDDAGRLIGRITVDDVVDLIREDSDRTVMQMAGLDDEADMFAPVLVSSRRRAVWLGINLLTAFLAAWVIGQFQGTLEQLVALAVLMPIVASMGGIAGSQTLTLVIRGLALGQVQKGNVRVLLNREIGVSILNGLLWAAVVAALAVAWFGDWGIGGVIAAAILLNLLCAALAGLAIPLILERMGIDPALAGSVILTTVTDVVGFFAFLGLATVLLL is encoded by the coding sequence ATGAACGACGCCACGAAGAGTCCCGACGCCGGCGCGGACAACCGTCCGCGCTCGCTCAGCGAGCAGATCGTCAAGGCGCTCGCGGAAGGCCGCAACAAACGCGTGCGCAAGCTCGCGCAGCGCATGCACCCGGCCAAGATCGCCGCGCTGCTCGAGCGCCTGTCGCCGGCCCAGCGCCTCGCGCTCTGGCAGCAGGTCGGCGACCCGCTCGAGCAGCGCGTGCTCGGCCATCTGAGTGCCGAACTGCGTCCGACCCTGATGCGCGAGTCGCGCGAGGACGCCGAGCATGCGATCGACGCCGACGCCAGCGGCCGCCCGCCGGCAGAGCAGGCCGACGCCAGGAGCGAGCTGCAGGCGCTGATGGAGGCGCTCGAGGCCGGCAAGCTCAAGCGCGTCGGCAAGCTGCTTCATCGCATGCACCCGGCCAAGGTCGCCGGCCTGCTCGAGGCGCTGCCGCCGGCCGAACGCAGCCAGGCCTGGAGCATGGTGGAGACCGAACGCGCCGGCCGCGTGCTCAGCTTCCTGCACGACGAGATCAGCACCGCGCTGGCGCAGGAACTCGACCTCGACGACCTCATCGCCGCCGTCCAGCACCTCGAGCTCGACGACCTCGTCGATCTCATCCAGACCCTGCCGCAGGCGCTCGGCAGCCGGCTGGTGCTCGCCACGACCGGCGCGCGCCGGGAACAGCTCGAGTCGATGCTGTCCTACCCGGAGGAGTCCGCCGGCGGCCTGATGAACGCCGACGCCATCGAGGTGCGCGCCGACGTCAAGGCCGGCACCGTGCTGCGCTACCTGCGTCTGCTCGAGACCCTGCCGCCGCAGACCGACATGCTCATGGTGGTCGACCGCGGGGGGCACTACCAGGGCGCGCTGCGCCTGTCCGCGCTGGTCACCGCCAGCCTCGACACCCGGGTCGCGGCGCTGATGCAGACCGACATCGCCGGCATCGCGGTCGGCACCGACAGCCGCGAGGTCGCCCGCCTGTTCCAGGATCTCGACCTGATGTCGGCGCCGGTGGTCGATGATGCGGGGCGGCTGATCGGCCGCATCACCGTCGACGACGTGGTCGACCTTATCCGCGAGGACTCCGATCGCACGGTGATGCAGATGGCGGGCCTGGACGACGAGGCCGACATGTTCGCCCCGGTGCTGGTGAGCTCGCGCCGGCGCGCGGTCTGGCTGGGCATCAACCTGCTCACCGCCTTTCTCGCCGCCTGGGTGATCGGCCAGTTCCAGGGCACCCTCGAGCAGCTCGTCGCGCTCGCGGTGCTGATGCCGATCGTCGCCAGCATGGGCGGCATCGCCGGCAGCCAGACGCTCACCCTGGTCATCCGCGGCCTCGCCCTCGGCCAGGTGCAGAAGGGCAACGTGCGCGTGCTGCTCAACCGCGAGATCGGCGTCTCGATCCTCAACGGCCTGCTGTGGGCCGCGGTGGTGGCTGCGCTGGCGGTGGCTTGGTTCGGCGACTGGGGCATCGGCGGCGTGATCGCGGCGGCGATCCTGCTGAACCTGCTGTGCGCCGCGCTCGCCGGGCTGGCCATCCCGCTCATCCTCGAGCGCATGGGCATCGACCCCGCGCTCGCCGGCAGCGTGATCCTCACCACCGTGACCGACGTGGTCGGCTTCTTCGCCTTCCTCGGGCTGGCGACCGTGCTGCTGCTGTGA
- a CDS encoding ADP-polyphosphate phosphotransferase yields the protein MSKQEPIDIAAFRVTGGRKLDLADWPTKVAPFYAGKTDYKDRLEAGTARLSELQERLYAHDRYSLLVIFQAMDAAGKDGAIRHVMSGVNPQGCQVFSFKHPSATELDHDFLWRTHLALPERGRIGIFNRSYYEEVLIVRVLPEILQGQKLPADTLAAADFWDGRLRSIADAEAHLHRNGTRIVKIFLHLSKDEQRDRLIARIDDTEKNWKFDEGDIEQRQHWDAYMAAYADCLGATGTPDSPWYVVPADDKKNARLIVSQILVDTLETLDLRYPPTSTERRAKLLEIRRQLAAGEV from the coding sequence ATGAGCAAGCAAGAACCGATCGACATCGCCGCCTTTCGCGTCACCGGCGGCAGAAAGCTGGACCTCGCCGACTGGCCGACGAAGGTGGCGCCGTTCTACGCCGGCAAGACCGACTACAAGGACCGCCTCGAAGCCGGCACCGCGCGCCTGAGCGAGCTCCAGGAGCGGCTCTACGCCCACGACCGCTATTCCCTGCTGGTGATCTTCCAGGCCATGGACGCCGCCGGCAAGGACGGTGCCATCCGCCACGTCATGTCGGGGGTCAATCCGCAGGGCTGCCAGGTGTTCAGTTTCAAGCATCCGAGCGCCACCGAGCTCGATCACGACTTCCTGTGGCGCACCCACCTCGCGCTGCCCGAGCGCGGCCGCATCGGCATCTTCAACCGCTCGTACTACGAGGAGGTGCTGATCGTGCGCGTGCTACCCGAGATCCTGCAGGGGCAGAAGCTGCCCGCGGACACCCTGGCCGCAGCGGATTTCTGGGATGGCCGGCTGCGCTCGATCGCCGATGCCGAAGCCCATCTGCACCGCAACGGGACCCGCATCGTCAAGATCTTCCTGCACCTGTCCAAGGATGAGCAGCGCGACCGCCTGATCGCGCGCATCGACGATACCGAGAAGAACTGGAAATTCGACGAAGGCGACATCGAGCAGCGCCAGCACTGGGACGCGTACATGGCCGCCTACGCCGACTGCCTGGGCGCCACCGGCACGCCCGACAGCCCGTGGTACGTGGTGCCGGCCGACGACAAGAAGAACGCCCGCCTGATCGTGTCGCAGATCCTGGTCGACACCCTGGAGACGCTCGACCTGCGCTACCCGCCGACCAGCACCGAGCGCCGCGCGAAGCTGCTCGAGATCCGCCGTCAGCTCGCGGCCGGCGAGGTGTGA
- a CDS encoding ABC-type transport auxiliary lipoprotein family protein: MNPSNRPASRAALGAAFGAALLLQACTILPTGEPVDVYLLPAAVTPGAHAQAALGSLRIARPAAGVHLSGQRIVVVPEHNRVSVYKGAGWSDPAPVLVRNRLLDAFRADGRVAALSSDDRQLQADFELDSDLRAFQSEYRDGRPEAVVRLDARLVHTASRRIVASRSFEARAPASDVALPAVVQSFGVASDRLAAEVVEWTVREGAAHTSPAAS; the protein is encoded by the coding sequence ATGAATCCCTCCAATCGCCCAGCCAGCCGGGCTGCGCTCGGGGCCGCGTTCGGCGCCGCCCTGCTGCTGCAGGCGTGCACGATCCTGCCCACGGGCGAGCCGGTCGACGTCTATCTGTTGCCGGCGGCGGTGACGCCCGGCGCCCACGCGCAAGCGGCGCTGGGTTCGCTGCGCATCGCACGTCCGGCGGCCGGTGTGCACCTTTCGGGCCAGCGCATCGTCGTCGTGCCCGAGCACAACCGGGTGAGCGTGTACAAGGGTGCGGGCTGGAGCGACCCCGCGCCGGTGCTGGTGCGCAACCGCCTGCTCGACGCCTTCCGCGCCGACGGCCGGGTGGCCGCCTTGAGCAGCGACGACCGCCAGCTGCAGGCCGACTTCGAGCTCGACAGCGACCTGCGCGCCTTCCAGAGCGAGTACCGCGACGGCCGCCCCGAGGCGGTGGTCCGCCTGGACGCGCGCCTGGTGCATACGGCCTCGCGGCGCATCGTCGCCAGCCGCAGCTTCGAGGCGCGCGCGCCGGCGAGCGATGTCGCCCTACCCGCCGTGGTGCAGTCCTTTGGCGTGGCCAGCGACCGCCTGGCGGCCGAGGTGGTGGAGTGGACGGTGCGCGAGGGCGCCGCTCACACCTCGCCGGCCGCGAGCTGA
- a CDS encoding MlaD family protein, translated as METRAHHVLIGLFTVVVVGAALLFTLWLGKSDADRQFEVYDIVFREAVSGLSQGGTVEFNGIKIGDVVSLRLDPDDAHRVIARVRVDSSAPVRSDTRARLVPAGITGLTMIRLTSGDDPNSTKLVAEDGSVPQIIAAPSPFSRLLADGEDAVTNVNELMVQARALFSPENVATIGRTLENLEQTTAALASQRDDVSAALREITQASRTANTALAEATRMLGSASRLVEAQGAQTLDSARTSMQAFERAMVSVERLVADNREHLDGGMRGLAEIGPAVAELRTTLASLRAITRQLEDRPADYLLGLEPTKEFTP; from the coding sequence ATGGAAACCCGCGCCCATCACGTGCTGATCGGCTTGTTCACCGTCGTCGTCGTCGGCGCCGCCTTGCTGTTTACGCTGTGGCTCGGCAAGAGCGACGCCGACCGCCAGTTCGAGGTCTATGACATCGTGTTCCGCGAGGCGGTATCCGGGCTCTCCCAGGGCGGCACGGTGGAGTTCAACGGCATCAAGATCGGCGACGTCGTCAGCCTGCGTCTCGATCCGGACGATGCCCACCGCGTGATCGCCCGCGTGCGCGTCGACAGCTCGGCGCCGGTGCGCAGCGACACGCGCGCGCGCCTGGTGCCGGCCGGCATCACCGGGCTGACGATGATCCGTCTCACCAGCGGTGACGACCCGAACAGCACCAAGCTGGTGGCCGAGGACGGCAGCGTGCCGCAGATCATCGCCGCGCCCTCGCCGTTCAGCCGCCTGCTCGCCGATGGCGAGGACGCCGTAACCAACGTCAACGAGCTGATGGTGCAGGCGCGTGCGCTGTTCTCGCCCGAGAACGTCGCCACCATCGGCCGTACGCTGGAGAACCTGGAGCAGACCACCGCCGCGCTCGCGTCGCAGCGCGACGACGTGAGCGCGGCGCTGCGCGAGATCACCCAGGCGAGCCGGACCGCCAACACCGCGCTGGCCGAGGCCACCCGCATGCTCGGCTCGGCCAGCCGCCTGGTCGAGGCGCAGGGTGCGCAGACGCTCGACAGCGCGCGCACCTCGATGCAGGCCTTCGAGCGCGCGATGGTGAGCGTCGAGCGCCTGGTGGCGGACAATCGCGAGCACCTCGACGGCGGCATGCGCGGGCTGGCGGAGATCGGTCCGGCGGTGGCCGAGCTGCGCACCACGCTCGCCTCGCTGCGCGCGATCACCCGCCAGCTCGAAGACCGACCCGCCGACTACCTGCTCGGCCTCGAACCGACCAAGGAGTTCACGCCATGA
- a CDS encoding ATP-binding cassette domain-containing protein encodes MSAVRDAAARPADNIVEVRGVRNQFGAQVVHDELDLDVRRGEILSVVGGSGTGKSVLLRTIVGLNRPRAGSVRVFGEDLLGLPDARRKAVERRFGVLFQKGALFSSLTVTENVALPLIEHAGLSRREAAELAALKIALAGLPAIAGDKFPSDLSGGMVKRAALARALALDPDILFLDEPTAGLDPIGAAAFDQLVLTLRDALGLTVFIVTHDLDTIYTITDRVAVLAQKKVLVNAGLDEVAATDDAWIREYFHGPRGRAAAAAVAGARAATAAREET; translated from the coding sequence GTGAGCGCGGTGAGGGATGCGGCCGCCAGGCCCGCAGACAACATCGTCGAGGTACGCGGCGTACGCAACCAGTTCGGCGCCCAGGTCGTGCATGACGAACTCGATCTCGACGTGCGTCGCGGCGAGATCCTCAGCGTGGTGGGCGGCTCGGGCACCGGCAAGTCGGTGCTGCTGCGCACCATCGTCGGCCTGAACAGGCCGCGTGCGGGCAGCGTGCGGGTGTTCGGCGAGGACCTGCTGGGCCTGCCCGACGCCCGCCGCAAGGCGGTCGAGCGCCGCTTCGGCGTGCTGTTCCAGAAGGGCGCGCTGTTCTCGTCGCTGACCGTGACCGAGAACGTGGCGCTGCCGCTGATCGAGCATGCCGGCCTGTCGCGGCGCGAGGCGGCGGAGCTGGCCGCGCTCAAGATTGCGCTGGCCGGGCTGCCGGCGATCGCCGGTGACAAGTTCCCCTCCGACCTGTCGGGCGGCATGGTCAAGCGCGCGGCGCTGGCACGCGCGCTCGCGCTCGATCCCGACATCCTCTTCCTCGACGAACCCACCGCCGGCCTCGACCCGATCGGCGCCGCGGCCTTCGACCAGCTCGTCCTGACCCTGCGCGATGCGCTCGGGCTCACGGTGTTCATCGTCACCCACGATCTCGACACCATCTACACCATCACCGACCGCGTCGCCGTGCTGGCGCAGAAGAAGGTGCTGGTCAATGCCGGCCTGGACGAAGTCGCCGCCACCGACGACGCCTGGATCCGCGAATACTTCCACGGCCCGCGCGGCCGCGCCGCCGCCGCTGCGGTGGCCGGCGCGCGGGCCGCGACCGCAGCAAGGGAGGAAACCTGA
- a CDS encoding ABC transporter permease: MPRDSEHADSRAPRPGDAELVIADDGALLRVSGDWTLAHHAALRARGAGLHTRLDAATRLDLSQLGALDTAGAGLLHALLGAERVAALLADPGALPSERRALLKAVAEAIEGRERVPAAGGGSALGDLLAQIGHAMLVFWRHVTGLTGFIGLILETALRVAVQPRRWRVTALVASLERTGLDAVPIIALLTFLVGAVVAFLGATVLASFGASIFTVELVAYSFLREFGVMLAAIIVAGRTASSFTAQIGSMRANEEIDAIRVLGLDPVELLVLPRVYALLIALPILSFVAMLSGLVGGMLVSAVKLDISPVLFLSRIQDNVGLIHFWVGMAKAPIFAFLIAVIGCLEGFRVEGSAQSVGEHTTSAVVQSIFVVIVVDAIAALFCMEMGW, encoded by the coding sequence ATGCCAAGGGATTCCGAACACGCCGATTCTCGCGCGCCCCGTCCGGGTGACGCCGAACTCGTCATCGCCGACGACGGTGCGCTGTTGCGCGTGTCGGGCGACTGGACGCTGGCGCACCACGCGGCGCTGCGGGCGCGCGGCGCGGGCCTGCACACCCGCCTCGATGCCGCAACGCGACTCGACCTCAGCCAGCTCGGTGCGCTCGACACGGCGGGCGCGGGGCTGCTGCATGCGTTGCTCGGGGCCGAGCGGGTGGCGGCGCTGCTTGCCGACCCCGGCGCACTGCCGTCCGAGCGTCGCGCGCTGCTGAAGGCGGTGGCAGAGGCGATCGAGGGCCGCGAGCGCGTTCCGGCAGCCGGCGGCGGCAGCGCGCTCGGCGACCTGCTTGCCCAGATCGGCCACGCCATGCTGGTGTTCTGGCGCCATGTCACCGGACTGACCGGCTTCATCGGCCTGATCCTCGAGACCGCGCTGCGGGTGGCGGTGCAGCCGAGGCGCTGGCGTGTCACCGCGCTCGTCGCCAGCCTCGAGCGCACCGGTCTCGACGCGGTGCCGATCATCGCCCTGCTCACCTTCCTGGTCGGCGCGGTGGTGGCGTTTCTCGGCGCCACCGTGCTCGCAAGCTTCGGCGCCAGCATCTTCACCGTCGAGCTGGTGGCCTACTCCTTCCTGCGCGAGTTCGGCGTCATGCTGGCGGCGATCATCGTTGCCGGCCGCACCGCGAGCTCGTTCACCGCGCAGATCGGCTCGATGCGGGCCAACGAGGAGATCGACGCCATCCGCGTGCTCGGCCTCGACCCGGTCGAGCTGCTCGTGCTGCCGCGCGTGTATGCGCTGCTGATCGCGCTGCCGATCCTGAGCTTCGTCGCGATGCTGTCGGGGCTGGTCGGCGGAATGCTGGTCTCGGCGGTGAAGCTCGACATCTCGCCGGTGCTGTTCCTGTCGCGCATCCAGGACAACGTCGGTCTCATCCACTTCTGGGTCGGCATGGCCAAGGCGCCGATCTTCGCCTTCCTGATCGCGGTGATCGGCTGCCTGGAGGGTTTCCGTGTCGAGGGCAGCGCGCAGTCGGTGGGTGAGCACACGACCTCGGCGGTGGTGCAGTCGATCTTCGTGGTGATCGTCGTCGATGCGATCGCTGCGCTGTTCTGCATGGAGATGGGGTGGTGA
- a CDS encoding HlyD family efflux transporter periplasmic adaptor subunit: MNTTQRSRLAWLGAGVLVLVAAAAWQLLRPPPDDGSFVRGNGRIEATEVDVAAKAPGRVDAILVNEGDFVSRDDVIARMDVKALQAQLAQARAEVANASSARETARALVAQREADVAMAEAVLVQRRAELDLARSTAARSRALLADRATSAQKVEDDAARARSAEANISVAQAQIAAARAGVRAAEAQVQQAAAAIGAAEAVVARLQTEIADSELRAPRSGRVQYRVVQPGEVVAGGGKVVSLVDVGDVYMTFFLPERAAGRVALGSEVRIVLDAAQHLVIPAKVSYVASVAQFTPKTVETQSERQKMVFRVKARIDPELLARHAEQVKTGLPGVAHLRLNAQRAWPPELEVRLP; this comes from the coding sequence ATGAACACGACACAACGCAGCCGGCTCGCCTGGTTGGGCGCCGGCGTTCTCGTCCTCGTCGCGGCCGCTGCCTGGCAGCTCCTCCGCCCCCCACCCGACGATGGCAGCTTCGTGCGCGGCAACGGCCGCATCGAGGCGACCGAGGTGGACGTCGCCGCCAAGGCGCCCGGCCGCGTGGACGCGATCCTGGTCAACGAGGGCGACTTCGTCTCCCGCGACGACGTGATCGCGCGCATGGACGTGAAGGCCCTGCAGGCGCAGCTCGCCCAGGCCCGGGCGGAGGTCGCCAACGCCAGCAGCGCCCGCGAGACCGCGCGCGCGCTGGTCGCCCAGCGCGAAGCCGACGTCGCGATGGCAGAGGCGGTGCTGGTGCAGCGCCGCGCCGAGCTCGACCTTGCGCGCAGCACCGCGGCGCGCTCGCGGGCGCTGCTCGCCGATCGCGCCACCTCGGCGCAGAAGGTGGAGGACGATGCCGCCCGCGCGCGCAGCGCCGAGGCCAACATCAGTGTGGCCCAGGCCCAGATCGCCGCCGCCCGCGCCGGCGTGCGCGCGGCCGAGGCGCAGGTGCAGCAGGCCGCAGCGGCGATCGGCGCCGCCGAGGCCGTGGTCGCCCGCCTGCAGACCGAGATCGCCGACAGCGAACTGCGTGCGCCGCGCAGCGGCCGCGTGCAGTACCGCGTGGTGCAGCCGGGCGAGGTGGTGGCCGGCGGCGGCAAGGTGGTGAGCCTGGTCGACGTCGGCGACGTCTACATGACCTTCTTCCTGCCCGAGAGGGCCGCCGGCAGGGTGGCGCTCGGCAGCGAGGTGCGCATCGTGCTGGACGCCGCCCAGCATCTCGTGATCCCCGCCAAGGTGTCCTACGTCGCCAGCGTCGCCCAGTTCACGCCCAAGACCGTGGAGACCCAGAGCGAGCGTCAGAAGATGGTGTTTCGCGTCAAGGCGCGCATCGACCCCGAGTTGCTGGCGAGGCACGCGGAGCAGGTCAAGACCGGCCTGCCCGGCGTGGCCCACCTGCGTCTGAACGCGCAGCGCGCGTGGCCGCCCGAGCTCGAGGTGAGGCTGCCGTGA